A single Metarhizium brunneum chromosome 5, complete sequence DNA region contains:
- the CSM1 gene encoding Protein CMS1, whose protein sequence is MSNSKKRAAEPAPEAKKKKKKAKLSKDDEALDMELGLNTLFNRLDNQLLADHLAQKLGRFGSDLSSVEVSDLTVSANSIQDTTSWEENRTLDNLPGFLEKFSEGEESLKKVPRKKGSPHTLIVAGAGLRAADMVRAVRKFSSKDNTVAKLFAKHMKVDDQVTFLKNRKTGIGVGTPARLIELIDNGALSLDNLQRLVVDASHVDQKKRGIMDMKDTMMPLARFLTRPEFKERYRAEKKPLALLFY, encoded by the exons ATGTCGAATTCGAAGAAGCGCGCCGCGGAGCCTGCGCCCGAggccaaaaagaagaagaaaaaggccaagctTTCAAAAGACGATGAGGCTCTGGACATGGAACTTGGCCTGAACACACTGTTCAATCGCCTGGACAACCAATTGCTCGCAGATCACCTGGCACAGAAACTTGGCCGATTCGGAAGCGACCTCAGCTCGGTTGAGGTTTCGGATCTGACCGTATCTG CCAACTCAATACAAGATACCACCTCATGGGAGGAAAATAGAACGCTCGATAATCTGCCTGGCTTCCTTGAAAAGTTCTCAGAGGGCGAAGAGTCTCTCAAGAAAGTCCCAAGGAAGAAGGGCTCACCTCACACTCTCATCGTCGCTGGTGCCGGACTAAGGGCGGCCGACATGGTCAG AGCTGTACGAAAGTTTTCGAGCAAGGACAACACCGTGGCAAAGCTG TTCGCCAAGCACATGAAAGTGGACGACCAGGTGACGTTTCTCAAAAATAGAAAGACGGGAATTGGTGTCGGTACGCCCGCCCGTCTGATAGAGTTGATCGACAATG GCGCTTTGTCATTGGATAATCTGCAAAGGCTTGTTGTAGATGCCTCGCATGTCgaccagaagaagagaggcATTATGGACATGAAGGATACCATGATGCCACTTGCCAGATTTTTGACTCGTCCAGAATTCAAAGAGCGTTATAGAGCCGAGAAGAAGCCCTTGGCGTTGCTCTTCTACTAG
- the ABP1 gene encoding Actin-binding protein — MVSADRQLIMETNRSLRNIKTELENLLEKGVIDEAVFDQIHAALPQESPLSGPLRTTNGNTSTTAARDSPAPAASSTTSPPPPTQQMQNLGINNGNPNTTSPSPGPPSYDQTPAPSLPSRSIKPVLAHARALYRYVASDNRDVSFDKDDKIVVHQYMNQDWWMGQNTRTGQEGIFPRNYVLVEHEEQKSAPYAAAPYAQPQYGYPPPGQVPPQQQNPYNSNVPPMAVAEGGQPANGEQQQGGDSKVGEYGKKFGKKLGNAAIFGAGATIGGNIVNSIF, encoded by the exons ATGGTATCCGCCGACCGCCAGCTCATCATGGAGACCAACCGGTCGCTTCGGAATATCAAAACA GAACTTGAGAATCTCCTCGAGAAAGGCGTCATCGACGAAGCGGTCTTCGACCAGATCCACGCGGCTCTACCACAAGAGTCACCCCTCTCGGGACCTCTCCGCACAACAAACGGCAACACATCAACGACTGCCGCTCGAGATAGTCCTGCCCCCGCCGCAAGCAGCACTACTTCTCCGCCCCCGCCCACCCAGCAGATGCAGAACCTGGGCATAAACAACGGCAATCCTAATACCACATCGCCTTCGCCAGGGCCCCCTTCATACGACCAGACGCCCGCGCCAAGCTTACCCAGCCGATCCATCAAGCCTGTGCTTGCCCATGCACGGGCTTTGTACCGTTATGTCGCTTCTGATAACCGCGATGTGTCGTTCGATAAGGATGACAAGATTGTTGTGCATCAATACATGAATCAGGACTGGTGGATGGGCCAGAACACCCGAACCGGCCAGGAGGGCATATTCCCCAGGAACTATGTCCTCGTTGAGCACGAGGAGCAAAAGTCTGCCCCGTACGCTGCCGCCCCGTACGCGCAGCCTCAGTATGGATATCCCCCTCCTGGACAGGTCCCcccgcagcagcagaacCCGTACAACTCTAATGTGCCGCCTATGGCTGTTGCTGAGGGTGGGCAACCTGCCAACGGAGAACAACAGCAAGGCGGAGATAGCAAGGTTGGAGAGTATGGTAAGAAGTTTGGCAAGAAGCTCGGCAATGCTGCCATTTTTGGTGCGGGTGCCACTATTGGTGGTAATATTGTCAACAGCATCTTTTAG